A window from Hymenobacter volaticus encodes these proteins:
- a CDS encoding MGMT family protein, translated as MSLPRNPNETNRNFFQEVHEVVRLIPMGRVSTYGAIAHYLGARHGARMVGYALIAAAPARGLDDIPAQRVVNRNGLLTGRMHFATPTAMQEALEAEGVRVVDDQVVEFKKLFWDPSVELE; from the coding sequence ATGAGTTTACCTCGTAACCCCAATGAAACAAACCGTAATTTTTTTCAGGAAGTACACGAAGTGGTACGCCTGATACCGATGGGGCGGGTTTCTACCTACGGGGCCATTGCGCATTATCTGGGGGCGCGGCACGGCGCCCGCATGGTTGGCTACGCCCTTATTGCCGCAGCCCCCGCCCGCGGCCTCGACGATATTCCGGCGCAGCGTGTAGTCAACCGCAACGGATTACTCACAGGCCGTATGCACTTCGCTACGCCTACTGCCATGCAGGAAGCTCTCGAAGCCGAAGGAGTGCGCGTGGTTGATGATCAAGTAGTGGAGTTCAAGAAGTTGTTTTGGGACCCAAGCGTGGAGCTAGAGTAA